The window AGACCTGGAGGGTGACGCGTCCGGCCGGAACACCCTCGAGTTCGAAGAGCCCCGCCGCGTCGGTTTGGGTGCTGACGGTGCCTAACCGGGCTGCATCCGGCTGGGTGGACACCATGACGTCCGGCAGACCGCGGCCGGCGCCGTCGCGGACCACGCCGCTGACCACGCAGCCGCTCTCCAGCAGGAGGGTGATGCCGGACTCGTCCTCGGCCTCTTCCAGCTGGAGGTCCTTGCGCGCCGACGGCGTGAAACCGTCGGCGCGGGCGAAGAGCTGGAATGCGCCGGGGGGCGCGCCGGCGATCTGGAAGCGACCGGTTTCCGTCGTCCGGGTCACGAGGCGGACCTGCGCGTTGATCAGGTACACGAAGGCCGGGAAAATATGGCGGCCGGCGGCGTCCACCACATCGCCCGAAACCTTGCCGCTGCCGGGCAGGACGACGTCCCGCACCAGCAGCTCGCCGGCGCCCACGGGGAGCAGCTCCCGCTCGATGCCGCAGAGGAAGTAGTAGCGGTCCGGCTGCAGATCCATGAACGCGTAATAGCCGTTGCGGTCGGTGTGCGCCTTGGTGGTGGTGAAGAACTGGCTCGGCTGACCCAGCACCATGGCGTCGATGATCTCCACCATCACCCCGGCGGCCGGGCGTCCCTGGGCGTCGTGGACGTGCCCGGAAATCCCGCCCTTGGTGGGATCGGTATAGCGGTCGCGGCGGAAGGTGGTGCCGAGCGGCGCGTCGGTGAAGATGTCCCAGTCGGCGGGACCGTCCGGTCGCGCCGGCGGCGGCGTCGGTGTCCGGGCGGGGACGTCCGTGACGGTCGCCGGCGGGGCCGGGTCAAGCGGCGGCTCGCCGTCGCGGAAGATGACCAGCAGGGTCACCACCGCCAGCAGGATGATCAGGAGGTAGAGCCAGACGGTGCGCAGTCGCATGGTGTTCCCCCGGCTTTCGTTTTACCCGAAACATCTCCGTGGGACAAGCGTAAAATTGGAAACCGCCGATTGAGAACCGATCCACCGCCTGCGCTGCGGGGAATGTCAGTGGCTTCCGGCGGACACCGGGGCGGTTGCAGCAGGGAGAGACTCGCCATGATCCCGATGGGTGT of the Acidobacteriota bacterium genome contains:
- a CDS encoding carboxypeptidase regulatory-like domain-containing protein; this translates as MRLRTVWLYLLIILLAVVTLLVIFRDGEPPLDPAPPATVTDVPARTPTPPPARPDGPADWDIFTDAPLGTTFRRDRYTDPTKGGISGHVHDAQGRPAAGVMVEIIDAMVLGQPSQFFTTTKAHTDRNGYYAFMDLQPDRYYFLCGIERELLPVGAGELLVRDVVLPGSGKVSGDVVDAAGRHIFPAFVYLINAQVRLVTRTTETGRFQIAGAPPGAFQLFARADGFTPSARKDLQLEEAEDESGITLLLESGCVVSGVVRDGAGRGLPDVMVSTQPDAARLGTVSTQTDAAGLFELEGVPAGRVTLQVWAAGTYTRVGPTLEVVPDRPNTVEIVLAGTARLVVRVISSDGSDLPEDLHVVLRPRNAPRSRAAGAGPLRAQPDATGRCELTRLEAGTYQVQVETASRLYLPVTERSVELREDAGQEVAITLDRAASINGVIRNTDGSTARNFRVGLTIRESGGRVQRRSASSDADGRFVFDLLPAGIATLEINANGILPVKQDNLTVPAGADVPVTLTVDRGTQLEGRVTDEDGAPCPNVNVIARPYGDSSFRAVSQAITGPDGRY